The nucleotide window GGGGAGTGTCGAGCTACCGGAAGGAATGGAGATGGTGATGCCGGGTGACAACGTTCAGATGACGATCGAGCTGATCACGCCGATCGCGATGGACGAAGGTCTGAGGTTCGCGATCCGAGAGGGCGGCCGCACGGTAGGCGCGGGCGTCGTAACGAAAATCATAAAGTAGGAGCCTGGCTCGCGTCTCGGTCACCGGCCACCGGTGACGGGGAACCGGTGACCGAGGCCCGAACAGGGAACGTATAAATGCCGCGCGACAAAATCATTCTCGCTTGCAGCGACTGTAAAAACCGGAATTACTTCACCACGAAGAACAAGCGCCTGCACCCAGAGCGCGTCGAGTGGAAGAAGTATTGCCCGCGCTGCAACGCACACAAGCTGCACAAGGAAACGAAGTAGATGGCAGTCGAAGTCGCTACACGGGCTCCGAGCTTCCCGGTCAAGGTCGCGACCTTCTATCAGGAAGTCGTAACCGAGATGCGGAAGGTGACGTGGCCCGACCGCGCGCAGCTGAAGGACACGACGATCAAGATCATCATCTTCGTGCTCTTCATCGGCGCGGTACTCGGCATCGTGGACGTTCTCCTTCAGCTCATTCTGGTGGAGGGCATCCCATCGCTATTCAGGGGACGGTAATCGTGGATCAACACCGCTGGTACGCGATACAGACGACCTCGGGCCACGAGAACAAAGTCAAGTCGCTGATTGTGCGACGGATCGACGCCGATCCGCGCTCCCCGGAGGAGCGCACGATCAGGCAGGCGCTCGTTCCGACTCAGGAAGTGGTCGAGATCAAGAACGGAAAGAAAGTCAACGTGGAGCGGAAGATTTATCCGGGCTACGTGCTTGTCGAGATGGTGATGGATCAGGAGACGGCGCACACGATCAACGGCATTCAGGGTGTGATCAAGTTCGTCGGCCACGAGCGACTCCCGCAGCCGCTGCGCCCCGATGAGGTCAACAGACTTCTCGGTGTCGCGGACGACACGGAGCCGGAAGAAGTGAAGGAAGAGATTCCCTTCCTGGTTGGTCAGGCGGTGGCAATCACCGAGGGGCCGTTCACCGATTTCAATGGAACCGTCGAGGAAGTTTTGAGTGACAAAGGAAAGGTACGAGTCTCGGTATCGCTTTTCGGGAGACCAACGAGTGTCGAGCTCGACTACCTCCAATTGAAGGGGTATTAAAAGCGCGACCCGCTCTTCGCTAAGCGCTTAGCGCTGTGCGCAAAGCGGTCAGCGGGTAGCGCGTTGTGATTTTGCCCTTGCGCGGGGCGGCCGAACTTCGAATCGGCGAGGAGCGCACCGTCGGATACCACTACGACGCTAAATCAAATCGTGGGAGTTGGAGGCGCAGCCCACGGTGGGCACCACGCGCAACTGAACGTCTAAGGAGTATCATGGCAAAAAAGGTCACTGGATTCGTCAAGCTGCAGATCTCTGCAGGTAAGGCGAACCCGGCGCCCCCCGTCGGCACCGCTCTCGGTCCGCAGGGAATCAACATCATGGCCTTCTGCAAAGAGTTCAACGCTCGGACGCAGGGGCAGGATACGATTCTTCCGGTCGAGATCACGATTTTCGCCGACAAATCCTTCACCTTCATCACCAAGACACCGCCCGCGGCTGTCCTGTTGAAGAAGGAAGCAGGGATCGAAAAGGGCTCGGGTCAGCCAAATCGCAACAAGGTGGGATCTGTCACTCGCGCGCAGCTCAGGAAGATCGCGGAGATCAAGCTGCCGGACCTGAACACGGATTCCGTCGAGTCGGCAATGGCGATGATCGCCGGCGCCGCGCGCTCGATGGGACTCGAGGTGAAGGACTGATGCGCAAGCACGGAAAGAAATACAAAGCCGCGGCCGAGAAGCGCGATCACGCCACGCACTATCCACCGAAGCAGGCGATCGAGTTCGTCAAGTCGTCGGCGTACGCAAAGTTCGACGAGACTGTCGAAGTTGCCGTCCGCCTCGGTGTCGATCCGCGCCACGCCGATCAGGTCGTGCGCGGAACAGTCGTGCTGCCCGCGGGCACCGGTAAGACGGTGCGCGTGCTCGTCATCGCCGATGGTGAAAAGGCGAGAGAGGCCGAGCAGGCCGGCGCCGACTACGTCGGAACGGAGTACATCGCCAAGATCAAGGAGAACTGGCTCGATTTCGACGTTCTCATCGCAACACCGAACCTGATGGGCCAGCTCGGTGCGCTCGGACGCGTTCTCGGTCCGCGTGGTTTGATGCCCAATCCCAAGGCAGGCACCGTGACGTTCGACGTCGCGCGCGCCGTCCGCGAGGTGAAGGCAGGAAAGATCGAATTCCGTGTCGACAAGAGCGGCAACGTCCACGCTGCAATCGGCAAAGTCTCGTTCCCGGCGGAAGCGCTGGAGACCAACTTCGCCGCGTTCATGGATCAGATCGTCCGCGCCAAGCCGCCTGCCGCAAAGGGCGTCTACGTCCGCAACGTCGCCATCTCGAGCACGATGGGCCCCGGCGTCATCATCGACACTACTCCTTACCGGTAGCCGACAATGAAGAGAGCCGAAAAGGAGCAGCTGGTGAGCGATCTTCGCGACAAGCTCAAAGGGTCGAAATCGCTGTACTACACGGACTTCACGGGGCTCAACGTGAAGCGCATGACGGAGCTCCGCCGCCGCCTCAAGCGTGCCGGCGTCGCGTACGTCGTGATCAAGAACACGTTGGCGCTGCGCGCGGTCAACGAGAGCGGGCTGGTTGGCGAGACCCTCAAAGGTCCAACCGGTCTCGTGTTTGGAACGGATCCAGTCGCGGCCGCAAAGGTCCTGACGGATTTCGCGAAGGAGTTCGAGCAGAAGCCCGCGGTGAAGGGCGGATTGCTGGAAGGGAAGGCGATCGACACGGCTCAGGTCAAGAAGCTGGCGTCGCTCCCGTCCCGTGAGCAGATGCTGGCCGATCTCGGTGCCGGCTTGCAGTCACCCATGGCGGCCTTCGTCGGCGCCCTGAGCGGATTGCTAACCATGTTTGCAGGCGCGCTCGACGCGCTCAAGACACAGCGCGAAGGCGCCTAATTTTTCCCGGAGAAAACACACAATGGCCCCCCCCAACGCAACCATGAGCAAGGATGAGATTCTCGATGCCATCGGCAACATGTCGGTGTTCGAGCTCGCCGAGCTGATCGAGGCTTTCAAGACCAAGTTCAACGTCACCATTTCCGCCGCGCCAGTCGGTGCAGCTCCCGCCGCCGGTGGCGCGGGTGCCGCCGCCGCTCCCGCCGCCGAGGAGCAGACGGAGTTTGCCGTCAACCTCAAGGCAGCGGGCGCCAAGAAGATCCAGGTCATCAAGGTCGTGCGAGAGCTGACCGGCCTTGGATTGAAGGAAGCGAAGGATCTGGTCGACGCCGC belongs to Gemmatimonadaceae bacterium and includes:
- the tuf gene encoding elongation factor Tu (EF-Tu; promotes GTP-dependent binding of aminoacyl-tRNA to the A-site of ribosomes during protein biosynthesis; when the tRNA anticodon matches the mRNA codon, GTP hydrolysis results; the inactive EF-Tu-GDP leaves the ribosome and release of GDP is promoted by elongation factor Ts; many prokaryotes have two copies of the gene encoding EF-Tu), with amino-acid sequence GSVELPEGMEMVMPGDNVQMTIELITPIAMDEGLRFAIREGGRTVGAGVVTKIIK
- the rpmG gene encoding 50S ribosomal protein L33, which translates into the protein MPRDKIILACSDCKNRNYFTTKNKRLHPERVEWKKYCPRCNAHKLHKETK
- the secE gene encoding preprotein translocase subunit SecE; protein product: MAVEVATRAPSFPVKVATFYQEVVTEMRKVTWPDRAQLKDTTIKIIIFVLFIGAVLGIVDVLLQLILVEGIPSLFRGR
- the nusG gene encoding transcription termination/antitermination protein NusG, producing MDQHRWYAIQTTSGHENKVKSLIVRRIDADPRSPEERTIRQALVPTQEVVEIKNGKKVNVERKIYPGYVLVEMVMDQETAHTINGIQGVIKFVGHERLPQPLRPDEVNRLLGVADDTEPEEVKEEIPFLVGQAVAITEGPFTDFNGTVEEVLSDKGKVRVSVSLFGRPTSVELDYLQLKGY
- the rplK gene encoding 50S ribosomal protein L11; the encoded protein is MAKKVTGFVKLQISAGKANPAPPVGTALGPQGINIMAFCKEFNARTQGQDTILPVEITIFADKSFTFITKTPPAAVLLKKEAGIEKGSGQPNRNKVGSVTRAQLRKIAEIKLPDLNTDSVESAMAMIAGAARSMGLEVKD
- the rplA gene encoding 50S ribosomal protein L1 codes for the protein MRKHGKKYKAAAEKRDHATHYPPKQAIEFVKSSAYAKFDETVEVAVRLGVDPRHADQVVRGTVVLPAGTGKTVRVLVIADGEKAREAEQAGADYVGTEYIAKIKENWLDFDVLIATPNLMGQLGALGRVLGPRGLMPNPKAGTVTFDVARAVREVKAGKIEFRVDKSGNVHAAIGKVSFPAEALETNFAAFMDQIVRAKPPAAKGVYVRNVAISSTMGPGVIIDTTPYR
- the rplJ gene encoding 50S ribosomal protein L10, whose translation is MKRAEKEQLVSDLRDKLKGSKSLYYTDFTGLNVKRMTELRRRLKRAGVAYVVIKNTLALRAVNESGLVGETLKGPTGLVFGTDPVAAAKVLTDFAKEFEQKPAVKGGLLEGKAIDTAQVKKLASLPSREQMLADLGAGLQSPMAAFVGALSGLLTMFAGALDALKTQREGA
- the rplL gene encoding 50S ribosomal protein L7/L12, which produces MSKDEILDAIGNMSVFELAELIEAFKTKFNVTISAAPVGAAPAAGGAGAAAAPAAEEQTEFAVNLKAAGAKKIQVIKVVRELTGLGLKEAKDLVDAAPSTVKSGVTKDEAAAMKQKLEDQGAEVEVK